From Kingella potus, a single genomic window includes:
- a CDS encoding class I SAM-dependent methyltransferase, producing the protein MNSSHLPKADTQALCASQELEQIIQKEIKASPAPLPFSRFMELALYTPQYGYYTGGAHKIGKAGDFVTAPALTPLFGQTVARQIRELLPQTAGNICEFGAGTGELAAGLLDSLRDTALDNYFIIEVSPELAERQLARIAALVPDMVQKVRHLTALPDSFDGIMIGNEVLDAMPCELIRRENGQFLRICVGIENGQFVQIAVPLADPHLLHLACEYFPDAQPYTSELHPAQYAFVRTLAERLQRGAVILIDYGFDAAQYYHPQRHMGTLIGHHRHHTVHDPFFRVGLTDLTAHVNFTDIAQAGTDEGLDLIGYATQADFLLNLGITDLADSGLSHDSPAYIQTASALHKLLMPHEMGELFKVIAFGRNIGTDWQGFAHGDICHKL; encoded by the coding sequence ATGAACAGCAGCCATCTCCCCAAAGCCGATACGCAAGCCCTTTGCGCATCGCAAGAATTAGAGCAAATAATCCAAAAAGAAATCAAAGCCTCACCCGCTCCACTGCCTTTTTCGCGCTTTATGGAACTCGCCCTCTACACGCCGCAATACGGCTACTACACCGGCGGCGCACACAAAATCGGCAAAGCCGGCGACTTCGTTACCGCGCCCGCCCTCACTCCGCTTTTCGGACAAACCGTTGCCCGCCAAATACGCGAACTCCTGCCGCAAACCGCCGGCAACATCTGCGAATTCGGCGCAGGTACGGGCGAACTTGCCGCCGGCCTGCTCGACAGCCTGCGCGATACGGCATTGGACAACTACTTTATTATCGAAGTTTCCCCCGAGCTGGCCGAACGCCAACTCGCCCGCATCGCGGCACTCGTTCCCGATATGGTGCAAAAAGTCCGCCATCTCACCGCCCTGCCCGATTCGTTCGACGGCATCATGATCGGGAACGAAGTACTCGATGCCATGCCTTGCGAACTGATAAGGCGTGAAAACGGACAATTCCTGCGTATCTGCGTCGGCATAGAAAACGGGCAATTCGTCCAAATCGCCGTCCCGCTGGCCGACCCGCACCTGCTGCACCTTGCCTGCGAATATTTCCCCGATGCGCAGCCCTACACCAGCGAGCTGCATCCCGCGCAATATGCTTTCGTCCGCACCCTTGCCGAACGGCTGCAACGCGGCGCAGTCATCCTGATCGATTACGGCTTCGATGCCGCCCAGTACTACCACCCGCAACGGCACATGGGCACGCTCATCGGCCACCACCGCCACCACACCGTCCACGACCCCTTTTTCCGCGTCGGCCTGACCGACCTTACCGCGCACGTCAATTTCACCGACATCGCCCAAGCCGGCACCGACGAAGGATTGGATTTGATCGGCTACGCCACACAAGCCGACTTCCTGCTCAATCTAGGCATTACCGATCTGGCCGACAGCGGCCTGTCCCACGACTCCCCTGCCTATATTCAGACGGCCTCAGCCCTGCACAAGCTATTGATGCCGCACGAAATGGGCGAGTTGTTCAAAGTGATTGCATTCGGCCGCAACATCGGCACCGACTGGCAGGGTTTTGCACACGGCGACATCTGCCACAAACTTTGA
- a CDS encoding UDP-N-acetylmuramoyl-L-alanyl-D-glutamate--2,6-diaminopimelate ligase: protein MYSLLAPPLTDSFPPLLCANAAGRLLHSDSRQIRRGDIFVACQGEYSDGRSYIPAAIEAGAAFVFWDDDGAFQWNPAWSVPNQGIKDLKHRAGMLAAQVYGKLSDGLKVWGVTGTNGKTSISQWLAQAADLLGEKTAIIGTVGNGFWGALEDTTHTTPAPVEVQTLLHRFRKQGASAAAMEVSSHGLDQSRVNGTVFQTAVFTNLTRDHLDYHGTMEAYGAIKARLFYWRGLQHAVINSDDPYGARLIGRLKTDRPGLAMYGYGFGDEADIRITEFAAASDGMEVALDTPWGKGSVKTRLLGRFNAQNLAACVGVLCAGGYPLDKVLAALAQIRPATGRMDCIIASGKPLVVVDYAHTPDALEKALSTLQEIKPQGASLWCVFGCGGNRDKGKRSLMGAAAAKGADKVVVTSDNPRMENPDDIIADILPAVPAPECVEADRRAAIEFAVENAAANDIVLIAGKGHETYQDIAGVKHRFSDFEVAQAALAAR from the coding sequence ATGTACAGCCTGCTTGCCCCGCCGCTTACCGACAGCTTTCCGCCTCTGCTGTGTGCAAACGCAGCGGGGCGTTTGCTGCATTCGGACAGCCGCCAAATCCGGCGCGGCGATATTTTTGTTGCCTGCCAGGGCGAGTATTCGGACGGCCGCAGCTACATTCCGGCCGCGATTGAGGCCGGTGCGGCCTTTGTGTTTTGGGACGACGACGGCGCGTTTCAATGGAATCCCGCATGGAGCGTGCCCAACCAGGGCATCAAGGATTTGAAACACCGTGCGGGCATGCTCGCCGCACAGGTGTATGGCAAGCTTTCAGACGGCCTCAAAGTCTGGGGCGTAACCGGTACCAACGGTAAAACCTCGATTAGCCAATGGCTTGCGCAGGCGGCGGATTTGCTCGGCGAAAAAACCGCAATTATCGGTACGGTGGGCAACGGTTTTTGGGGCGCACTCGAAGACACTACCCACACCACGCCCGCGCCGGTGGAAGTGCAGACTTTGCTGCACCGCTTCCGCAAACAGGGCGCAAGCGCCGCCGCGATGGAAGTGTCCAGCCACGGCCTCGACCAATCCCGCGTCAACGGCACGGTCTTTCAGACGGCCGTGTTCACTAATCTCACGCGCGACCATCTCGATTACCACGGCACAATGGAAGCCTACGGCGCAATCAAGGCGCGCCTGTTTTACTGGCGCGGCCTGCAACACGCCGTGATTAATTCAGACGACCCCTACGGTGCACGGCTGATAGGCCGTCTGAAAACCGACCGGCCCGGTTTGGCCATGTACGGATACGGTTTCGGCGATGAGGCCGACATCCGCATCACAGAGTTTGCCGCCGCTTCAGACGGCATGGAAGTCGCGCTTGATACGCCGTGGGGCAAAGGCAGTGTGAAAACGCGCCTGCTGGGACGGTTTAACGCGCAAAACCTCGCTGCCTGCGTGGGCGTATTGTGCGCAGGCGGTTATCCGCTCGATAAAGTCTTGGCCGCGCTCGCGCAAATCCGCCCTGCTACCGGCCGCATGGACTGTATCATCGCAAGCGGCAAACCGTTGGTCGTCGTCGATTACGCCCACACGCCCGACGCGCTGGAAAAAGCCCTGTCCACTTTGCAGGAAATCAAACCGCAGGGCGCATCTTTGTGGTGCGTGTTCGGCTGCGGAGGCAACCGCGACAAAGGCAAACGCTCCCTGATGGGCGCGGCGGCGGCCAAAGGCGCGGACAAAGTTGTGGTAACCAGCGACAACCCGCGCATGGAAAACCCCGACGACATCATCGCCGACATCCTGCCCGCCGTACCCGCGCCCGAGTGCGTCGAAGCCGACCGCCGCGCCGCCATTGAGTTTGCCGTGGAAAATGCGGCGGCCAACGACATTGTCCTGATTGCCGGCAAAGGCCACGAAACCTATCAGGACATCGCGGGCGTGAAACACCGCTTTTCCGATTTTGAGGTTGCCCAAGCGGCGCTGGCTGCGCGTTGA
- the argG gene encoding argininosuccinate synthase, with protein sequence MTTATILQSLPAGQKVGIAFSGGLDTSAALLWMKLKGALPYAYTANLGQPDEDDYNAIPKKAKEYGAIEARLIDCRAQLAHEGIAAIQCGAFHVATGGMPYFNTTPLGRAVTGTMLVSAMKEDDVNIWGDGSTYKGNDIERFYRYGLITNPALKIYKPWLDQTFIDELGGRQEMSEFLIANGFDYKMSAEKAYSTDSNMLGATHEAKDLEFLNSSVKIVKPIMGAAFWDESVEIKAETVSVRFEEGVPVALNGQEFADPVALFLEANRIGGRHGLGMSDQIENRIIEAKSRGIYEAPGMALLHTAYERLVTGIHNEDTIEQYRINGLRLGRLLYQGRWFDSQALMLRETAQRWVARAITGEVTLELRRGNDYSILNTESPNLTYRPERLSMEKVEDAAFTPLDRIGQLTMRNLDITDTRAKLGIYAQSGLLSLGEGSVLPQLGKGK encoded by the coding sequence ATGACCACCGCCACCATCCTCCAATCCCTCCCCGCCGGTCAGAAAGTCGGCATCGCCTTTTCGGGCGGCCTCGACACCTCCGCCGCCCTTTTGTGGATGAAACTCAAAGGCGCGCTGCCCTATGCCTACACCGCCAACCTCGGCCAGCCCGACGAAGACGACTACAACGCCATTCCCAAAAAAGCCAAAGAATACGGCGCCATCGAAGCCCGCCTGATCGACTGCCGCGCCCAGCTTGCCCACGAAGGCATCGCCGCCATCCAATGCGGCGCATTCCACGTTGCCACCGGCGGCATGCCCTATTTCAACACCACCCCGCTCGGCCGCGCCGTAACCGGCACCATGCTCGTTTCCGCCATGAAAGAAGACGACGTGAACATCTGGGGCGACGGCAGCACCTACAAAGGCAACGACATCGAACGCTTCTACCGCTACGGCCTCATCACCAACCCCGCCCTCAAAATCTACAAACCCTGGCTCGACCAAACCTTTATCGACGAACTCGGCGGCCGCCAAGAAATGAGCGAATTTCTGATTGCCAACGGCTTCGACTACAAAATGTCGGCAGAAAAAGCCTATTCCACCGATTCCAACATGCTCGGCGCCACCCACGAAGCCAAAGATTTGGAATTTTTAAACAGCAGCGTCAAAATCGTCAAACCCATCATGGGCGCGGCGTTTTGGGACGAAAGCGTTGAAATCAAAGCCGAAACCGTGTCCGTTCGCTTTGAAGAAGGCGTGCCCGTCGCCCTCAACGGCCAAGAATTTGCCGACCCCGTCGCCCTGTTTCTCGAAGCCAACCGCATCGGCGGCCGCCACGGCCTCGGCATGAGCGACCAAATCGAAAACCGCATCATCGAAGCCAAATCGCGCGGCATCTACGAAGCCCCCGGCATGGCACTGCTGCACACCGCCTACGAACGCCTCGTAACCGGCATCCACAACGAAGACACCATCGAACAATACCGCATCAACGGCCTGCGCCTCGGCCGCCTGCTCTACCAAGGCCGCTGGTTCGACAGCCAAGCCCTGATGCTGCGCGAAACCGCCCAACGCTGGGTTGCCCGCGCCATCACCGGCGAAGTAACGCTGGAGTTGCGGCGCGGCAACGACTACTCGATTCTCAACACCGAATCGCCCAACCTCACCTACCGGCCCGAACGCCTGAGCATGGAAAAAGTGGAAGATGCCGCCTTCACCCCGCTCGACCGCATCGGCCAGCTCACCATGCGCAACCTCGACATCACCGACACCCGAGCCAAACTCGGCATCTATGCGCAAAGCGGATTATTGTCGCTGGGCGAAGGCTCGGTATTGCCGCAACTGGGTAAGGGCAAATAA
- a CDS encoding division/cell wall cluster transcriptional repressor MraZ, with product MFGGIHDLNIDSKGRLAVPAKFRDLLLRKYTPALVATLESRERLLLYPESVWEQEAQRLMAANVAGNAKLSAWRDLLLNNAEVMEMDAAGRILLPVGLRRKVMLDKEVSLTGRVNRLELWDREKFHAKDDAALDIAPEELDFELGQIGFQL from the coding sequence ATGTTCGGCGGCATTCATGATTTAAATATCGACAGCAAAGGGCGGTTGGCGGTTCCTGCCAAATTCCGCGATCTGCTGCTGCGCAAATACACGCCTGCGCTGGTGGCAACACTGGAAAGCCGCGAACGTTTGCTGCTGTATCCCGAAAGCGTTTGGGAGCAGGAGGCGCAAAGGCTGATGGCGGCGAATGTGGCAGGCAATGCCAAATTGTCGGCGTGGCGCGATTTGCTGCTGAATAATGCCGAAGTGATGGAAATGGATGCGGCAGGCAGGATTCTGCTTCCTGTCGGACTCAGGCGCAAGGTTATGTTGGATAAGGAAGTTTCCCTCACAGGCAGGGTAAACCGCCTCGAATTGTGGGACAGGGAGAAATTCCATGCCAAAGACGATGCCGCTTTGGATATTGCTCCCGAAGAGTTGGATTTCGAACTCGGCCAGATAGGTTTCCAATTATGA
- a CDS encoding peptidoglycan D,D-transpeptidase FtsI family protein, whose amino-acid sequence MLIKNEYKPKMLPRQAKAKKPVTSNGRIIFVLAALGAGFLALLGRSLYLQTSHHDFLTDEGNKRFVRTVKLPASRGVISDRNGATLALSAPAESLYAVPSSANLSDGQIEELAALLDISPDTIRDRLDRKSSISYLARRLDEDTVAAVQAINIDGLYFRDETEAGKPTGRQALYVKPNELAVLPDDGKLQQLADVLNPAIQSKLDKKSVETLKSDMGKKIDFVYLKRQLKPELAERIAAMHIPGLAFQKEPQRHYPTGSLFAQTIGFTNIDGQGQEGLERSREAELHGRYGEKTVLRDNKGQIVDSADSGGRESQNGRDIVLAMDQRIQTLAADELAKAVDYHNAQSGSAVVLDARTGEILALVNGPSYDPNEPGSVDADQRRNRAITDIFEFGSVMKPFPIAKALDDGKISPRSSFDTRPYSVGGHPVRDTHVYPALDVRGIVQKSSNVGTSKISLMYRPEEMYGYYRSLGFGSKAGVGFPGEAGGTLRNWKNWGKFDQATMSFGYGMQMSLLQLARAYTVLTTDGRLIPVSLEKLESAPAGERILKPETAKEMRKIMVSVTEQGGTGRSGAVEGFAVAAKTGTAQKVVGRGYARDKHIGTFVGFAPAENPRVIVAVTIDEPRANGYYGGVVAGPVFKNIMAGSLNILGVRPTRSPAGSQVAAVKK is encoded by the coding sequence ATGTTGATTAAAAACGAATACAAGCCGAAGATGCTCCCACGGCAGGCTAAGGCGAAAAAACCGGTTACCAGCAACGGACGCATCATCTTCGTGCTGGCCGCATTGGGTGCGGGTTTTCTCGCGCTGCTCGGCCGCAGCCTATATTTGCAAACTTCCCATCATGATTTCCTTACCGACGAAGGCAACAAACGCTTCGTACGTACCGTGAAGCTGCCGGCCTCGCGCGGGGTTATCAGCGACCGCAACGGTGCGACGCTGGCATTGAGTGCGCCTGCCGAATCCCTGTATGCCGTTCCCTCCTCTGCCAATCTTTCAGACGGCCAAATCGAAGAACTGGCCGCGCTTTTGGACATATCCCCCGACACCATCCGCGACCGTCTCGACCGGAAAAGCAGCATTTCCTACCTTGCCCGCCGGCTTGATGAGGATACTGTGGCTGCCGTTCAGGCCATAAATATCGACGGACTGTATTTCCGCGACGAAACCGAAGCCGGCAAGCCCACCGGCAGACAGGCTCTGTATGTCAAACCGAACGAGCTGGCGGTACTGCCCGACGACGGCAAGCTGCAACAGCTCGCCGACGTGCTCAATCCCGCCATCCAATCGAAACTCGACAAAAAAAGCGTGGAAACGCTCAAATCCGACATGGGCAAAAAAATCGACTTCGTTTATCTGAAACGGCAGTTGAAGCCCGAGCTGGCAGAGCGGATTGCCGCCATGCACATCCCCGGCCTCGCCTTCCAGAAAGAGCCGCAGCGGCACTACCCGACGGGCAGCCTGTTTGCCCAAACCATCGGCTTTACCAACATTGACGGACAGGGGCAGGAAGGTTTGGAGCGTTCGCGCGAAGCCGAGCTGCACGGCCGCTACGGCGAAAAAACCGTGCTGCGCGACAACAAAGGCCAGATTGTAGACAGTGCGGATTCCGGCGGCAGGGAATCGCAAAACGGCCGCGACATCGTGTTGGCTATGGATCAGCGCATCCAAACGCTGGCCGCCGACGAGCTTGCCAAAGCCGTGGACTACCACAACGCCCAATCCGGCAGCGCGGTGGTGCTTGACGCGCGTACCGGCGAAATCCTTGCCCTGGTAAACGGCCCGTCTTACGACCCGAACGAGCCGGGCAGCGTCGATGCAGACCAACGCCGCAACCGCGCCATTACCGATATTTTCGAATTCGGCTCGGTAATGAAACCGTTTCCGATTGCCAAAGCACTCGACGACGGCAAAATCAGCCCCCGCTCTTCGTTCGACACCCGTCCGTACAGCGTCGGCGGCCATCCCGTGCGCGACACCCACGTTTATCCCGCACTCGACGTGCGCGGCATTGTGCAGAAATCGTCCAACGTCGGCACCAGCAAAATTTCCCTGATGTACCGCCCCGAAGAAATGTACGGCTACTACCGCAGCCTCGGCTTCGGCAGCAAAGCCGGAGTCGGCTTCCCGGGCGAAGCGGGCGGCACGCTGCGCAACTGGAAAAATTGGGGCAAATTCGACCAGGCCACCATGTCGTTCGGTTACGGAATGCAGATGAGCCTGCTGCAACTGGCGCGCGCCTACACCGTGCTCACGACCGACGGCCGCCTGATTCCCGTGTCGCTGGAAAAACTCGAATCGGCTCCTGCGGGCGAGCGCATTTTGAAACCGGAAACCGCCAAAGAGATGCGCAAAATCATGGTGTCCGTTACCGAGCAGGGCGGTACCGGCCGCAGCGGCGCGGTGGAAGGCTTTGCCGTAGCGGCCAAAACCGGCACGGCGCAGAAAGTGGTCGGACGCGGCTATGCCCGCGACAAACACATCGGCACCTTTGTCGGTTTTGCGCCGGCGGAAAATCCGCGCGTGATTGTGGCCGTAACCATAGACGAACCCCGCGCCAACGGCTATTACGGCGGCGTGGTGGCCGGTCCCGTGTTCAAAAACATCATGGCGGGCAGCCTCAACATCCTCGGTGTCCGCCCGACCCGCTCCCCTGCCGGCAGCCAAGTCGCGGCCGTAAAAAAATAA
- the rsmH gene encoding 16S rRNA (cytosine(1402)-N(4))-methyltransferase RsmH: MSSAEFSHVTVLLDEAVDALDVVPNGVYIDGTFGRGGHSRLILSRLGAEGRLVVFDKDPQAVAAARELARQDGRVSVVHDGFSSFQTALDALEIGEIDGALFDLGISSPQIDDGSRGFSFRFDAPLDMRMDTTRGMSAAEWLAQADEDEICEVIRNYGEERFARQIARAIVAQRGTNSIDTTGKLAEIAAKNVRTRERGQDPATRTFQAVRIFINRELEEIEAVLPQVAGRLKTGGRLAVIAFHSLEDRIVKQFFRRHSTPEPLPRWAVVREAERPQPPLEIVGRAVKASAAEVAANPRARSAVLRVARRTGGAFVPDKKAV, translated from the coding sequence ATGAGTAGTGCGGAATTTTCCCATGTAACCGTGCTGCTGGATGAAGCCGTAGATGCGCTGGATGTTGTTCCGAACGGTGTTTATATAGACGGAACGTTCGGGCGCGGCGGCCATTCCCGCCTGATTCTGTCCCGTCTTGGTGCGGAAGGCCGTTTGGTGGTGTTTGACAAAGACCCGCAGGCGGTGGCGGCGGCGCGGGAATTGGCGCGGCAGGACGGCAGGGTGTCTGTGGTTCATGACGGGTTTTCGTCTTTTCAGACGGCCTTGGATGCTTTGGAAATCGGCGAAATAGACGGTGCGTTGTTTGATTTGGGTATTTCTTCGCCGCAGATAGACGACGGATCACGCGGATTCAGCTTCCGTTTTGATGCGCCGCTGGACATGCGGATGGATACGACGCGCGGCATGTCTGCCGCCGAATGGTTGGCGCAGGCGGATGAAGACGAAATTTGCGAGGTAATCAGAAATTATGGTGAAGAGCGGTTTGCCCGCCAGATTGCGCGCGCCATTGTCGCGCAGCGCGGCACGAATTCCATCGATACAACCGGCAAGCTGGCGGAAATCGCAGCGAAAAACGTCCGTACTCGCGAGCGCGGCCAAGATCCGGCGACGCGGACGTTTCAGGCCGTTCGGATTTTCATCAACCGCGAGCTTGAAGAAATAGAAGCCGTGCTGCCGCAGGTTGCAGGCCGTCTGAAAACCGGCGGCAGGCTGGCGGTTATCGCCTTTCATTCTTTGGAAGACCGTATCGTCAAACAGTTTTTCAGACGGCATTCCACGCCCGAGCCGCTGCCCAGATGGGCGGTGGTGCGCGAAGCAGAGCGGCCGCAGCCGCCTTTGGAGATTGTAGGCCGGGCGGTCAAGGCATCGGCAGCGGAAGTGGCTGCCAATCCCCGCGCCCGTTCGGCGGTGTTGCGGGTGGCGCGGAGGACGGGCGGAGCGTTTGTGCCGGATAAAAAGGCCGTCTGA
- a CDS encoding SPFH domain-containing protein, whose translation MGQSNSHKYTMPHLNGFTAAVILVVLFLFATVLVFGSNIGKVLGFLLLPLVLYGFTRFRVVQPNTALVGTRFGQYAGILSQSGFFWLLPFYNTISVSLKTGNYVTATLKVNDASGTPIEIAAAIVYHIDNPAAAVLDVENAHNFLQVQSEGALRVLATHHPYTNDGAAESLTGHSDRILEQFRRMVQERVEIAGISIDETRFTHLAYAPEIAQAMLRRQQAEAVILARQTLVRGAIGMAAGTVEELERRGIVNMTEPEKARLVTSMMTVLLSEENASPVLNVSGD comes from the coding sequence ATGGGGCAATCCAACAGCCACAAATACACAATGCCGCACCTGAACGGCTTTACTGCCGCCGTGATTTTGGTGGTGCTGTTTTTGTTTGCAACAGTACTGGTATTTGGCAGCAACATCGGCAAAGTATTGGGCTTTTTGCTGCTGCCCCTGGTGTTGTATGGCTTTACGCGCTTTCGCGTGGTGCAGCCGAATACGGCTTTGGTGGGCACACGGTTCGGGCAATACGCAGGGATTTTGTCCCAATCGGGCTTTTTTTGGCTGCTTCCGTTTTACAACACGATCAGCGTGTCGCTCAAAACAGGCAACTACGTTACCGCCACGCTGAAAGTAAACGATGCCTCCGGCACGCCCATTGAAATTGCGGCGGCCATTGTGTACCACATCGACAACCCCGCTGCTGCGGTGCTGGATGTGGAAAACGCACACAACTTTTTGCAGGTGCAAAGCGAAGGCGCGCTGCGGGTATTGGCAACCCACCACCCTTATACCAACGATGGCGCGGCAGAGAGCCTGACGGGGCATTCGGATAGAATTTTGGAACAATTCCGCCGCATGGTGCAGGAAAGGGTGGAAATCGCAGGCATCAGCATTGATGAAACACGCTTTACACATTTGGCTTACGCACCCGAAATCGCCCAAGCCATGTTGCGCCGCCAACAGGCCGAAGCGGTTATTTTGGCGCGGCAAACGCTGGTACGCGGCGCGATTGGCATGGCGGCCGGCACGGTAGAAGAGTTGGAACGGCGCGGCATTGTCAATATGACCGAACCCGAAAAAGCCAGGCTCGTTACCAGCATGATGACGGTGCTGCTCTCCGAAGAAAACGCCTCGCCTGTGTTAAACGTGAGCGGAGATTGA
- a CDS encoding YiiX/YebB-like N1pC/P60 family cysteine hydrolase: MPRAPNQVLLTPLPEFFASDKAENVLIPHPRFLNAAQRRSSADYAQKQLGRAFNLTARTATPFYCTTLIAEALNKQGAAFEPQRQYLDVAVFRGGYLFPQVFLSADTQQVYRYEAR, translated from the coding sequence ATGCCGCGCGCCCCCAATCAGGTATTGCTGACCCCTTTGCCTGAATTTTTCGCGTCCGATAAGGCAGAAAATGTCTTGATACCGCACCCGCGTTTTTTAAATGCCGCCCAACGCCGCTCCAGCGCCGATTACGCGCAAAAACAGCTAGGGCGTGCATTTAATCTGACCGCACGCACTGCAACCCCGTTTTACTGTACGACGCTGATTGCCGAAGCGCTAAACAAGCAGGGCGCGGCATTCGAGCCGCAACGGCAGTATCTCGATGTAGCCGTATTTCGCGGTGGGTATTTGTTTCCGCAGGTTTTTTTAAGCGCGGACACACAGCAGGTTTACCGATATGAAGCCCGATAG
- the ftsL gene encoding cell division protein FtsL produces the protein MNYINIVLLVLALGSGFAVVTQQNQARQQHIELTEAEKRQRELEQEYSRLQLKQAELSNHQLIKKAAEKGRLAPPDAADTRLVEAEPNGIK, from the coding sequence ATGAACTATATCAATATCGTATTGCTGGTGCTGGCACTGGGATCGGGTTTTGCCGTGGTAACGCAGCAGAATCAGGCGCGGCAGCAGCACATCGAGCTGACGGAAGCGGAAAAGCGGCAGAGGGAGCTGGAACAGGAATATTCGCGTCTGCAACTGAAACAGGCCGAATTGTCCAACCACCAACTGATTAAAAAAGCCGCAGAAAAAGGCAGACTGGCTCCGCCGGATGCAGCCGATACACGGCTGGTGGAAGCGGAACCAAACGGCATAAAATGA
- a CDS encoding M23 family metallopeptidase, with product MPDTRKILLAAAAAILLWGCAKPQRPTAEIAALRAFPPPAAQSLPNPVKGVKFADTWGAARSSGRRHEGADIFAKKNTPVHSTTAGIVTKIGTNRLGGKVVGIQGPGAWHYYAHLNKYAGLRLYQRVREGEVIGYVGQTGNAKNTPPHLHYGIYLPSGAVNPYPLVNQDR from the coding sequence ATGCCTGACACCCGAAAAATCCTATTGGCTGCCGCAGCCGCCATACTTTTGTGGGGCTGCGCCAAACCTCAGCGTCCCACAGCCGAAATTGCCGCCTTGCGTGCCTTTCCGCCGCCTGCGGCGCAAAGCCTGCCCAACCCTGTCAAAGGCGTGAAGTTTGCCGACACATGGGGTGCGGCGCGCAGCAGCGGGCGCCGACACGAAGGCGCGGACATTTTCGCCAAGAAAAATACCCCCGTGCACAGCACCACCGCAGGCATCGTTACCAAAATCGGCACAAACCGCCTCGGCGGCAAGGTCGTCGGCATACAAGGGCCGGGCGCGTGGCACTACTACGCCCACCTCAACAAATACGCCGGACTGCGTCTGTACCAGCGTGTACGCGAGGGCGAGGTCATCGGTTATGTCGGCCAAACCGGCAACGCCAAAAACACCCCGCCGCACCTGCACTACGGCATCTATCTGCCAAGCGGTGCGGTGAATCCGTACCCGCTGGTAAACCAAGACAGATAG